From the genome of Solibacillus sp. FSL H8-0538:
ATTCAATTTCAAGAACATGCCTTTGCCCATAATCAAATGTCACTGCCTCAACTTCTCTAAAACGTTCCTTTGCCCAAAACAGACAAGTCGTACTGTCCTGACCTCCACTAAACACAACGATTGCTTTTTCCTGCTTCATCTGTGAAAACTCCCTTATAACGAAAAAACAGCATTCTAAGAAAAATGCTGTTCTTCTTAGTTTTTTAAAGAGGGTAGCTAAAAACCTCTTTCTAGATTGACCTCTTTAATTTATCGATTATCTATCTTTTCTGGATTCAGATCGTGGTTCATTAAACGGTAATTCGCTATTTCTTCGTATTTCGTTCCCGGCTTCCCGTAATTGCACCAAGGATCAATCGAAATACCCCCGCGTGGAGTAAATTTCCCCCAAACCTCAATATATCTTGGATCAAGTAAGTTAATTAAATCGTTCATAATAATATTCACGCAATCTTCATGGAAATCCCCATGATTTCTAAAACTGAATAAATATAATTTCAGTGATTTACTCTCAACAATTTTTTGATTTGGAATATATGAAATGTACATCGTTGCAAAATCGGGTTGATTTGTAAGTGGGCATAAACTCGTGAACTCTGGACAATTAAACTTGACAAAATAATCCCGATTCGAATGTAGATTATCCACTGACTCCAATACCTCGGGTGCATAATCATATGAATATTTAGTACCTTGATTACCTAATAGTGTTAAATCTTTTAAACCTTCTTCATGGCTACGGCCAGACATAAAAAAACCTCCTTGTAAAATGTTTCCCAACACTTTTCAAGAGAGGCTTCACCAATCATTCTATAAAAAATATACAAAAACAGAAAAAGCCACGTCCGATATGGACATGGCGAATAGTCATGTTTCCATAGTTTTTTATAGAGGGTATCAGCTATGAACCTCTCCCGTTCTAGTCCGGGCATTCTTTTCTTCCATATAATATAGAATATGAAGGAAAACGTCAAATGAATCTTTTTAAATACAACCTTCCGACAAATGCTTCTCTAGAAAAAACCGCTGTTATACCGACATTTAGATACATTATAAAAAAATATATACTCGATTAATCCAAATTGATGTTTTATATTAAAATTAACTAGCAATAGATTTAAAATGGGTATTTTTTGAGAGGTGGATTGTATGAAACGTCAACTAACAGATAAATTTTGGCGTGAAGAAAAATACCGTGTTATGTTCCATAGCCAAAAGCATTATAACCTAATTCGGCAGGCAATGCGTGAACAGCTGGCCCATGAACAAATTGAACAATTGATCCATGCTGCGCTACAACAAACGCCAACAGAAGGCAGCATGCGCAATGCCTGCCAGCACATGTGGGGCTATTTCCGTAAAGTAGCCACACCCGAAGAAAAGCAAACATACGAACAACTGCTCAACACTTGTGATATGCCAACATTTCTTTGCTTTTTACAACAATTGGCCATTCAATATAACGTTACTTATTTACGAGAAAGTACGATTTTGCAGCCGTGAGTCTACGTCGTGAGGGATCTTCCTTTGTATACCACCTTCTGTTACTAAAATCCTCTCGAATCAATCAATCTCGCCTATAATTAGGTAGAAATCTTTCCATTCAATCAAGGAGAATCAATATGAACAAAAATAAAAACAACACAGACGTCATCTTGCTCTCTGACCCAACCGAACGCTTAATACACCCATTTAATAATAAACAACTCGTCTTTACTGGGGCCCTTTCCACTATGACACGTTCAGAAGCTGCGAAAAAAGTGCGGGCCTGTGGAGGGATTATGCAGGGGGCTGTTACAAAGGAGACCGATTTTCTTATTCTAGGAAAAAAACGTCCTAGTATAAGTACGAAACAATTAAAAGCTGAACAGTTAATTAACCTTGGCCAGGATATCCAAATGGTTGCTGAGGATGATTTTATTTGGCTCATTTCTATATAAAAGGATATTTAACATCATCTTTTAAAGTGGGGCTGCCTCTTAATTTAACAGCTTTGTGGAACCCCTCTCCTCTAAAAAGGTATGCAAAACAACTCTGTTCACATACCTTTTCTCCTATTAGTTTTTGGGAAAATCAGACTTACTTATGAGCTGGTTCTTGCTTGCTATCACAAATAGCAGCTAACCGATTTACCAAGCACGCTCTTTTAAAGCCATCCAAAAACAAAAAACTCCCTAAGTTAGAAATACCTCAAGGAGCGGGTTATTTCGATATATTATTCCTGCAGCCATTGAACAAAGTTTGATAAAAAGAACTTTTAAAGTCATATTTTATAACAAACGAAGGCACCCGTTAGTTTAATTACTGACAGGATTATTTAAAGTTTTATTATCAGGAGTTACTTGATATTGCCATACTTTTCCGTCTCCCCCTAAATAAAAGTAAGAGTACATAAAGGCTTCTTCTTCAATAAAGTTAATATATAATTGATATTCAAGATTACCAGATTTAATTTCTTCAGAAGCGATACTTTTTAAACTTTGATTATATTCAAAATCGCTATATTGCGTTGAATCGTATAGCCAAGTTTCCGCATTATCAACTTCATCGGCAAGTACCTCTGTTCCAAATCTCTCTCTTACTTCACTATAAGTTAAACCAACCTCTGCATTTTCTTCTACAAACGCTTTCGTAATATCAACTTCCTTTGTTGAGTTGTCTCCATTTTCGTTTGAACAAGCAACAAGAATAAACATAAAACTTAAGCAAACTAGTATTCTTTTCATTTAATACTCCAACCTCCAAAATTAAATATAATCCTCTTCTTCTTTCACTAACCTGCTTACGTTAATTGAACAAGAAAGATGCACAGTTTGTCCCTTATACATTTCGATATTAAACAGTTTACAATTACTCTTCACCATGCTTAATTCGAACAATTAAATAAAACCCCCGTTACTTTAATTGTAGTATTTCACGAACTTTCATCTTCAATTATCATTATCCTCTAATCTATTCAGAAGTTTGTTTAATTTTATTGAAATTCTTATAAGTAATATGAAGATATGAATAAAAAATCCAACTACTATTCCAACTAATGGTGCATAAAACTCAACGAAAAATTTCTATTATAGTTGGTACTATGTATCTAAAAGCTACCATAATATTTCAATCTATTTAATTGCTTTAACCTGTACCTTTAACTTGAGGAGTGACTGCTTTTAATTTCTTTTAAATATTCTTTTGATAGCTCTGTATGGGCTGTGTTTAATATTTCAATAGAAACCTTGGTACATAATTTTTGCAATATGAAGGAGTAAAGAATGTCTTCACTTTTAAACTCAATATTTCCAAGAACACTACGCATCAAAAGTCTTAAAGTTAATGCCGTCTACCGTAATCAAATTTCACTTCCGGAAACTCTCTATCGAACATCAATATTACTCCGTCATGTTTATTCTTGGATTTTGCATATCTTATTACTGAAATGCCGACGATGATTGATTCAATAATATTAATTTGCCTAAATTCTAATTTTTTTTCTTTACTCCACTCATGAAACTGTAGCATATTTTTGCTGTTGGTCATTAAGTTAATTCCCTTCCACTAACCCAAGCAGAAAAGGCAACCTCACTTCTCTACTTAAATTCTCTAATTGATTCACTCGTTCTAAGTCATGCATAATTCGTGGTAGAAATTCAGTGTAATAATTCATTTTTCACTTCTAAGTTTCCTTGTGAGTCATCCAACTTTTTTTAGGACAAAATACCTCCCAATGCTCCATAAATAAATGAAGTCTATTAGAAAGACACAACTCGCCCAAAATGAGGCGAGTTGATGCCCTTACTTATGTAGATGGGAAAGTTATACTTTCTTATCCACTAAAAAAATTAATAAATTTTGAAACTTATTTTGTAATTTTCCGTCGGTACGTTGCTTAAATTCAAGAAGCAATGTGGAGGACAAAATGAAAAAATACGTTTATATTACAATCTTAATCCTTTTTATAGGAAGTGTATTAATTGAAAGCTTAGGTTTACTAGATAATTTGGAAAGAGTAGAAGCAAATGAAAAAGAGTTCGAACAAGTTAAACATATGGAAATCGTGAAATCGATAAATATAATTCCTCAAACAAAGGAATTTGAACAAGTTGTGATTTTTAATGATCCTCAGCCGTTTTATATTAAAGAAGATTCACTCATAAAAATCGGACAACTTGAGCCGAATGTAGAATTTACGATTGTACAAGAAAAAGAGAATTTTTATGAACTACTATTTGGACATGTAACGGTCTATGTAGAAAAAATAGGCACAGTATTTCAAAAGAAATCACTAAAATCGATGATCAATACGGAAGTTAGTGGCGCAATTAAAACGACAGCTCAAACAATGGTCTATGAAGCACCAAACAACAAAAGTCCTCAACTATTACAACTTGATGTAGGCTTTCGTTATCCGATAGTGGGTCAAGTGGATGACTGGTTTCTTATAAAAGTGGGAGAACGATCGGGCTATATACATAAACAAACGGTTCAACTAGATGAAGGAATACCCGTGCTTGTGTACCATCACATTTTACCGAAAGCATTAATGAAGAAAACGACAAGTACGATATCTGCGGAATCTTTTGAACAGCAAATGGATTATTTAGCAGCCCATCAATTTAAGACGATTGGTTCACATGAAATGTATGAATACAAAGAAGGGCGAAAAATTTTACCTATCAATACGGTGTTAATTACATTTGACGACGGATTATTATCGACAAAAGAATATGCCTATCCGCTATTAAAAAAGCATCAATTTAGAGCAATTCAACATATTATTTCGTCCAGAACGCATCGCACAGAAGGCATTCAAACGTTTGATTCAGAAGGTAAATTACAATTTTTCACGGAAGAAGAGATGGCAATCATGTCAGATGTCTTTATTTATGAGGCGCATACATTTGATTTGCACATTTTAAATGAAGAAACAAAGGTCGGTAAGCTAATGGAAGTATCTGCGGAAGAGTTAGAAGTAGACTTACGCAAAAACCTTGAAGAAATCCCAAACGCTATTTCTTTAGCTTATCCTTTTGGGCATTATAAAGAAGAGACAATTGAAGTGATGAAAGACCTTGGTTTTTTACTCGGCTTTACTACGAAAACAGGATATGCGAATATGGAAGATCCCAACTATGAAATCAAACGCTTTGGTGTGACAGAGGTCGTAATGATGGAAGAATTCATTAATTATGTACAAGGTGAGATGCTGTTTCCTGAATGAAGAAAAAAAGAAAACACCTAAATGTTATACTAATCAAATCAATATGTAAGAAGGTGTTATAGGCAAATGAAACATTTAGACACCATAATGAATGAGCATAGTCGTTACCTTGTCAGAATTTCGTATCTGTATGTGAAAAATTGGGCGACCGCAGAGGATATTGTCCAAGAAGTGTTTGTGACCTATTTTCAAAAAAGCGAGCAGTTTAGACATGAATCATCGTTAAGAACCTATTTAACAACGATGACAGCCAATCGCTCGAAAGATTATTTGCGTTCATGGAAACATAAAAAAGATGTATTATTTGAAACGATTTTCGCCAATTCAAACGGTGTAGAGCAATCTATTTTAGAGAAAGAACAGCTTGCAGAGTTAGAAAAAAAGATATTCCAACTACCCTTGAAATATCGAGAACCATTAATTCTTTATTATTATGATGAACAATCAATTGCCGATATTGCATCCTATTTACAGCTCAATGAAAACACAGTGAAAACAAGGCTGCGTCGTGCAAAACACCAGATGAAGGAATTTTTCAATGAAGAGGAAATGGAGGGATGGCAGAGTGAATAAATTTAAAAATCAATTAGATAAAATGATGGGCGATACCGATTTGCAGGAAAAACAAATAAAACAACGTGTTCATGAAAGGATGGATTCATCTATTAAAAAGCGTTCATGGAGCATACCACTAGTGACGGCTGCTATGGTTGCACTGTCCTTCTTTCTCTTTATTACAATGAATCCATTCGAACAAGTTACATCAGATGAAGGACGATATATACCTTATGATCCACTTGATGATATGGTGGCTATTTCGACACTTCATAAGAAGAAGCTACTATCTATGATTGATTACGAGCAATTAGCAACACTACCATTGCTCGATTCATTATCAAGCTTGCAGTATGTTGACCCCGAGTCGTTCACAATTAATAATGCTGATTATCACACAGTTATTGAACGACAGCCGAATTTATTTGATGAGGTTGTATATGAGCCTGGCGATGTTGTTCGTACACTGACAAATACGAGTAGTCATCTTCCTATTTTTAACGATATTTATTATGAAGTCGCCGCTGTACCAGGAGACCGAGTCATGTTACGTGACGGAAAATTAACAGTTAATGGTAAACGGCTAAATTCATCATTAATTCAGCAATATAAACAAAATGGAAATACGATTTTAGGAAGCTACGAACAAACATTAAACGCCCGGGAATATTTTCTTCTAAATCATTTTCCAGCAGAGCAAACTCTGCAGGCAGGGACGATAACACCTGTGCATAAAATTTTCGGAGAAGTCGTCGCGCTTGCTAATGAAAATTATACAGATACGATTTATTTTGAGAAAAAGGAAATTGCAAACAATGGCCTAGTTGGTGATTATGCGCCTGAAGAATATTTTGACCTGTATTTATACGATGCTATTTTTGGTGAAGGTGAAATAGCACAGAACTTAACAGTAGAAAATGCGATCTTCCCTCATTCGAATAGACAAAGTGAATTATTCTTAGAGGCTGCTTATCGAACAGTAACGTATTTATCAAATGAGGAAGTCGAAATTCGTTATCAATATGGACGCGAGGGTGTAACCGAATATACATTCTATATGTATAAA
Proteins encoded in this window:
- the queF gene encoding preQ(1) synthase produces the protein MSGRSHEEGLKDLTLLGNQGTKYSYDYAPEVLESVDNLHSNRDYFVKFNCPEFTSLCPLTNQPDFATMYISYIPNQKIVESKSLKLYLFSFRNHGDFHEDCVNIIMNDLINLLDPRYIEVWGKFTPRGGISIDPWCNYGKPGTKYEEIANYRLMNHDLNPEKIDNR
- a CDS encoding YbgA family protein, translated to MKRQLTDKFWREEKYRVMFHSQKHYNLIRQAMREQLAHEQIEQLIHAALQQTPTEGSMRNACQHMWGYFRKVATPEEKQTYEQLLNTCDMPTFLCFLQQLAIQYNVTYLRESTILQP
- a CDS encoding BRCT domain-containing protein is translated as MNKNKNNTDVILLSDPTERLIHPFNNKQLVFTGALSTMTRSEAAKKVRACGGIMQGAVTKETDFLILGKKRPSISTKQLKAEQLINLGQDIQMVAEDDFIWLISI
- a CDS encoding PhoU family transcriptional regulator, translated to MKRILVCLSFMFILVACSNENGDNSTKEVDITKAFVEENAEVGLTYSEVRERFGTEVLADEVDNAETWLYDSTQYSDFEYNQSLKSIASEEIKSGNLEYQLYINFIEEEAFMYSYFYLGGDGKVWQYQVTPDNKTLNNPVSN
- a CDS encoding polysaccharide deacetylase family protein — protein: MKKYVYITILILFIGSVLIESLGLLDNLERVEANEKEFEQVKHMEIVKSINIIPQTKEFEQVVIFNDPQPFYIKEDSLIKIGQLEPNVEFTIVQEKENFYELLFGHVTVYVEKIGTVFQKKSLKSMINTEVSGAIKTTAQTMVYEAPNNKSPQLLQLDVGFRYPIVGQVDDWFLIKVGERSGYIHKQTVQLDEGIPVLVYHHILPKALMKKTTSTISAESFEQQMDYLAAHQFKTIGSHEMYEYKEGRKILPINTVLITFDDGLLSTKEYAYPLLKKHQFRAIQHIISSRTHRTEGIQTFDSEGKLQFFTEEEMAIMSDVFIYEAHTFDLHILNEETKVGKLMEVSAEELEVDLRKNLEEIPNAISLAYPFGHYKEETIEVMKDLGFLLGFTTKTGYANMEDPNYEIKRFGVTEVVMMEEFINYVQGEMLFPE
- a CDS encoding sigma-70 family RNA polymerase sigma factor translates to MKHLDTIMNEHSRYLVRISYLYVKNWATAEDIVQEVFVTYFQKSEQFRHESSLRTYLTTMTANRSKDYLRSWKHKKDVLFETIFANSNGVEQSILEKEQLAELEKKIFQLPLKYREPLILYYYDEQSIADIASYLQLNENTVKTRLRRAKHQMKEFFNEEEMEGWQSE
- a CDS encoding S26 family signal peptidase; this translates as MNKFKNQLDKMMGDTDLQEKQIKQRVHERMDSSIKKRSWSIPLVTAAMVALSFFLFITMNPFEQVTSDEGRYIPYDPLDDMVAISTLHKKKLLSMIDYEQLATLPLLDSLSSLQYVDPESFTINNADYHTVIERQPNLFDEVVYEPGDVVRTLTNTSSHLPIFNDIYYEVAAVPGDRVMLRDGKLTVNGKRLNSSLIQQYKQNGNTILGSYEQTLNAREYFLLNHFPAEQTLQAGTITPVHKIFGEVVALANENYTDTIYFEKKEIANNGLVGDYAPEEYFDLYLYDAIFGEGEIAQNLTVENAIFPHSNRQSELFLEAAYRTVTYLSNEEVEIRYQYGREGVTEYTFYMYKMPNSTTWKWGLN